The sequence CGGGTACCACATTTTTGAACTCAGCACTTCTTGAATATCAAATCCTTGTACAGATATCAAATTCTGGGACCCTCCAAATTGTTTGTGCTAGTTCTGAAAATGTTGGCCTGAATGTTTAACTGTACAAAGAGCACCTTTAAACCCAAGTCCCTGAGGTGCTGCACCATGGACAGCTGAACAGCCAACACTGCGCTGCCACCAGAAGGGCAGGTCTCCCTCCAGGACCCTCTTTGCCCGTTCCTCGCCGTCCAGTTTTGCCTGCTCCCTTACGGTCGTGCCAGTAGGTGAGCGATCATTCTGTCAGTTCGTTCAGGGGCATCTTCTTCTGGTGGAAACCTAACACTCAAAGCCACGCACTAGCACTGCAAGTTTAAGGGCTCACGGCTGCCCAAAAAAATCAGACCTCCATGGCCCAGGCTAGGCTGTTTCGCAGGGCCCCTCCCACAACAAGCTGATTAAACtccaaaatccaggaaaaaaactaATTCACTTTGGAGGCCTTACAGCTCCTTAAAGCAGAGGGCTTCTCCAAATATACCTGACAGTGGGCAAATGCTATTGCTTGACTGTACTGTAGTCTGGATAGCAACAAGGTGTTCTCATTCCCACCCCAACAGGACTGCTCCTGCCCATCTTACCTACACTTGACCCTGTTAGATAATACCTAACTCAGACTTCCCATCCACCCAAGCTTGTCCTCATTTTTTAAGACAAACTTCACTCATCAGTTTGGCTTCCTGATTCAAGTGGAATACACAATGGTCATTTGTCTTAACCACTTCCctcagaaaagaagggaaagtcCCTCTCATATGGAAAATAGTGTCAAATTTTTATTAGCACTGGCTTTACAATGATGATCTGCACTGTTTAACTAGTGACCTGACTTTGTTTTTCCCTAAAGTGACTGAAATATTAGCCAGCTTCTAAGCTATGGTGGTTTAAAAAATAGTATcaaagaatacattaaaaaaaaccctctgccaTGCAGCATCTACCAGGCAGAAGGCTTGAGATTatgtttttttaagtctttggaAGCATTCAATGGATAAAGTGACTCTTCCATTTTTCAGCAACTAATGCTGTTTCCACCACCTTCAGACACTCGCACTATTGCTACCGTATTCTAATGAAATTCACATGCTGCAAGAGAGAGGTGTCTGGTGCTCTGCTTACAGTCGTGACAGACCCGAAAGAATGTCAGAGCGTGAATCAGTAGGACAACCACGAGttacaaacaaaaaagcctcctGTTTTCACACAGACGACAGAATAAACAATGATCAGAAGGAAACTGGAGGAtgtgacacaaaaaaaaatgtggttaaagtttgaaaaataccAGCCTATGCACAGAAGTTCATTTCTGAGATCCAGAGTCAAGGCAAATACTTCACAGATGCCTTTTGAATGACATGTTAAGTTGAAGTCTCCAGTTGCTGTCTGGGTTAGACACCCCGGGATTCTTTTCAACAGAGGCGGGGAAAATTTTAGTAGCAATTTCCTACTCATTAACTTATCCTGTAAAGATTCAATTTCTGAACATCCAAGTTCACACGATTTTCAACTAATTTGAATGGGAGGAGGATCAAGTGGCAAGTCTGGTGCTATTCAGAGATCTGCCCTGTCACTGAAAAAAACTCTGCACAAGGCCATGAATTCGAGTTCTGCTTCTGACTCAGGGTTTGGCCTGGGCAGCCTTCAGGATGGAATTAATTTCACATAACTTTATTTATCTAAAATTACATGTCTGGTCTACCCTAGTTCTTTGGGTTGCCCCAACAACCACTGCaaaagagatcagcacctccagGGGATAATTCTTCCTATCCTAGAGAGGTAGCCAAAAAGGGATAGGATCCAGTAAGTACCTGTGACTCACATGTGAAGATAGTCTGGAAGCAAGAAAGGAGAGGTGAAGACCACGTTAGGCAACAGACAAACACATCCTTCAAACCAAACACAGGGTGGTGATTTCAGAATCTTAATCCAAAACCACACACAGGCAAACCAGCCTGGTTGGGACACCGATACGTTTAGTCTGCTTGTGTAATTCACAAGTGCCAAATCCAGAGAACGGGACACGATTCTTGTATTGGATGTATGAAATAAGCTGACCATGGAAAGTTTCTTCTTTCATGCTTATATCTCTACGCCCTAGGACTTTGTAGCCTCTATGCAGTTCGATACCATACCATAAATCTACTAATGTTAGTTAAATCTTGTGCCATCCTAAATGACATAGTGTTCTGTGGCAATGAATTCCACCTTGCCTGGCATATCTTAGAGCCACTAAAATTTGCTCACCTTCTGAGATGCCCTTGAGCAAGGCATCCTGCCCGTCTCCTTCATCCCTGTCGTCATCTCTCCACCTACAATCCAAACATCGTATCAAAATTAGCTCTGAAATTAAAACTctaaatttaattgaaaaaaaaaaataatccagaagcCTGACTAAACCGCTGTAGCAAAATCCCATGTCTGATCTGAAAGTGTGTAACCTTTGGCAGTGCCAACACCAGCAGTTTATTCCTGGAAACACAGATTTCAGAATAAAGTGTCATCTGAACATGCAACACATCTACTTGCAGCAGCTCCTATCAATTATACTTAAACTCAATTTTAACCTGGCTTCCTAAAAAAACACAGCTTATGCCTGCATATGCTCTATTCAagtggaggggcggggggggaaggaggggagctgACTAATAACTATAGACCTCATTAGACAGTTTCAATAAAATTTGATGAGGGGTCCCAAAGCAGCACGGTTTCGTGAAAACAGGCAACCGGTTAAGATCCTGCTAAGATCCTTTTCCCACAGCGGAAAAAGTGGCAGTATGAGTTCACCCCTTATTACTCATCGGAGAATCTGCAGGAGAAAGACCTGAAAAGGTGACTTCACAGGCAGACAGGCCTCTCTATTCCACTGCCCGGGGATCTCAGGAATGCTATTTACCATTTTGTCACTAGATGGTATTGTTCCACAGGCTATATCTGAGAGCCTCAAAGGTCAAATACAGCATGGCATATCAGATGCTAGGTTGACTGAAGTGCgagaacaggcttttttttcctgtattttcatgTATGTTTTCATATATGGAAGTCATTAGCAAAATCAAACTGTAACAGCTAAAGGAAAAGAGCTTTGGTGAAAATGTAGATAACGTAGCTCAGTATTGATGAACTGCGCATTTCctctgtatctgaaaaaaaaaaaacgctgaGATAAAGAGGTGGAAAGAAATTGATAAAAAATTGAATGTTTTTGTTAACAAAACAAGCATATACAACAAGCTCTTTATTATAGTTCAATCTGATGTGACAGAATTCAAATAGCCTGGCAAACTCTCTTCACCCATTTCGCAGTGAGCGAAACCTAAATATTAAGCTAGCACAAGCTCCTTCAATTTTGAAACTGGTCATTTACCTGTATCTTGAAGGTAAAAAGAAGATGCTTCCGTTTTCCAGCCTGGATGGGTGTCACTTTTGTTCTCTCCATGTTCACTTGAATCTGCTCTGACAGGTAGAGGATGATTCTGGAAAGCAAATGATGCTTTGTCTTAATAGTATAACCTAAAAAATATGCCCAGGTGGTACATACATAGACCCAGCACTAATAGGGATGAGATTTTCACAGCTCCTCAGTGTCcaggccttcctcctcctgagccTACAGGTCTTTCAAGAGAGTAATCTTCCAAGAAAAGACGGAATTCTGACCTAAATAGCTTCCTGTCTTCAGGAGTTAATTACGTTGGAGTGTATTCCCTGACACCGACCACCTAAAGTTAAATTGTCAAGTCTGAGCTACCAGTCAGACTTCTGCCCCTTCTGTCATTTTGGAGAGGCACCACCAGAGGACCATTCATTCCAGCCTGCCTTGGCGTCTAAGGAAATTATCTGAATTACCTGCTAAAGATGCCTCCTCCTCTACTAAGTGCGGAGAGCGGCCTAGAGAAATCAGACACAGCACACAACTTTTAAATGGCTAGAGGTAAGTGGAAAGAATCCCACTTAACTACACAGTGGAACATGGCTTAATCCCGAGAAACACCAAGTGGAAATGCAAAACTCTTTgcaattttctccattttgtgcATGTCCATGTAGGAATGTGCGTGTGTCTACGCGCAcatgtgttgtgtgtgtgtgcacacgcatgTGCCGTGTCTCTCTGTACAATCACTGCCCTCTTCTGGGAGAACATACTAGAGTCACTACGTCAGTGGATATGCTGGAGTGAAATTCCCTTTATGTCTATAGAATTCCAGCCTCCGCGTTCAATCTGCCGGAGCGCTGCTGCCCTACACAAGCTAAAACCCTCAATAAACTAGGATTCTGAGAAAATGCTTTCGATGGAGAGTTTTGCTAGATAAATGCCATTCCTCCAGCAAGAACCAAATAGAGCTGTTTCTATACCTTTGTGCTCCCGTCCTCTTCATCACAGTCTAACCCTTGATGGGAGATCTCAGTAGGTCCATTCTTCTGGATCAGGTTGCTTTCAACTGTCCCCATTCTTTTCTTTTCGGTTGTCACTCTCACTTTCATGAGGTGGAACCCAGTGGAGACTGACCCTACTCTCAGGTTGACAGGTTCGCCATCAAAAAACAGGTCACCAGGGCTGCCATCTTCCTTAAAGCCTGGGGGCTGGTAATCGTTGGGAGTTACTACAAGAAAGCACTGATGTCAGAGAAATCAAGTTCCATCTCTccttaatctgatttttaaagaacAAGTGTATACCAGCCTCACGTAACAACATCAACTACTAaaaatattctgggttttttttttccaagaggaagggagagaatgcaaaggaaaaaatgagctGAGCAAATGTTATCAGGGACCTCAAAGAAATAATGACTTTAGGATGCTGAGATACCATTAATGTGCTCAACTTTCTGGAGCAGAACCTGATAAACGCAGGAtgccttttccttaaaaaaaacaaacacaaaaaccgtGAAGGAGAAGGACGTGTCCTTTCGCACTGCATGGCTGTACTTCTTACACGGATGTTCAACCCTTTCCTAAAAAGCACCTGCCACCCCTGTGTGTCAGAAGGCTTTACTGTGCTTTACACCATTTCTCACTGTTGTCAGTTAACAGCTTATACCATTTCACCTTTCCATGCTTTACTTACTTTACCGGGGCTCATGATTAGCATAGAAACTGATGGAAAGGGGATTTTTCCCCACAGGACGCAGTGTTCTCCACCTACCATCATTGTAGTAGAGGAGTTTCATGGTCAGGGTAATGTCGTTAGGAAGCGGCCCGAGGTTTTGCATTAACAGGTAGAGTTTGCGGATCAGGAGCCTGCTGGCCTGTTTAATGTCCTCCTCGCCGCACGCCCCATTCACAAAGTTCATTTGGTTGCTACAATCGGAAGAAGAATAACAGATTTGTTTTCCTCAGTCATGAATATTCACGATCTAATTACAAATACAGTGCACCCACTGACTTGTCTGAAACCACCAGCAACAAAGCTTCAATGCCTTTATGTAATTTCCAGATAAACAGGGAAGTGAAACAgactccagggatggggtggcaTCACCAAAACAACAGCTCTAAACTAAGAGGCACGGCATTTACATTTGAACAGACTTTGTAGCTGGAGCAGTGGACCCCATTATACAAATGTCATGACTCACTTGTTTAAACATGATTAAATTGGATCAAAGGACCATAAAACAAGTGCCTTTCACCTAAGTAATTTCAGGAATGAGAGGAATGAGGTGAGAATCCCATATAAAGCCGATTCATCACAGGGGCTATTTTCAAGTCCATTTTGCAGTTTGAAGAGAAGTGAATTGCATGTTCTCACTGCAATTCCATGTAAGAAAAACCAGCTCAGGAGCACATTTTTCAAAAGTGACTAAGGGGCATTCCTCTCACCTCCTTCACCCACCCAAATGTCAGCTGGCCAGATAAGCAAGCAGTCTAGACTGAGAGAAACGTCTAACAGAAGTGGAATGAATCGCCCTCTGGAGGAGTTTGTTTCTCTTGACTACAGAGGTAGATGAAATGAGCAGCTTAGATCAGCCAGCTAACTTCAGACGGTTGAAGATGGACTAGATGAATCACTATGTGACTAAGGAACCTAAACTTCCCTAGCTTTCAATGAGAAGGGGCCTTAAAAAAACATCGCTCCTCCAGTACAAAATTATGTCTTTGGAAGCCCACTGGCAGGTGGATGATACTATATACAGGCTGGATCGTCTCTAACACAATTATCCCAAATTGCTTCAAAAGCAGTAAGTAACCTAAGGGAGCGGAGAGAATCCCAGGGCTGAATCTGACTGACTAAACCACTGGAAGGAACAGCTTCATTAAGAGTGATTTCCCCTTCCAGCTGAAGCTTCTTGGCTCATCATGAAAACTGAGTGGCTGTTGAACAGCTTGAATTCCCAGGGCATGGTTTGGTAGGCTCCAATCTGCCAACAGTGCGATTAGATTAAATCCCATACGTTCAGAACTGTCCATCAAGCGAGAGGACAAATGCTGGCAATGCCTAAGGTGCAGTGAAGAGAAGGCAGGCTTCCTCCTACACATCACCTTTGCAAGTCTTGGGATTAGCGAGATAGAAATGGTAAGGGGAAGAGTATAagcaaaaaaagagatgagaCTTCCATAGGAATTAACAGGTCAAGTACTGGTTCAATATGGAAATAACATTGTGTATTTGATGCAGGAATGTGTCAAAAGGTAAAAGCTGAGGAACCGAACCTCTCCGAAGGACTGGGTCCGTTGCAAGGAATTCCACCAAAATTCATCTAAAATAAAGCAGAGACCATTTAGGAGAAAGTTTCCCTTTACCACACAGATATGATGACGCCGACACACAAAACACCTCTCACGGAAGGATTAACTCAGAGTTTGCACATGACAATAAACCTCGCAggtgaagaaaagcagttttatcAGCTGAAGGAGCTGACAGCAAAGATG comes from Larus michahellis chromosome 13, bLarMic1.1, whole genome shotgun sequence and encodes:
- the HORMAD2 gene encoding HORMA domain-containing protein 2 isoform X2 yields the protein MATQQLLQTRQKKKSSKESVLFPNKIATEQQSVVLVKRLLAISVSCITYMRGLFPESSYGTRYLDDLCLKILREDKSCLGSLQIVKWIQGCFDALEKQYLHVAVLAIYTNPKEPETVTELYQFKFKYKKEVPQMDIIRTASCFQMELFQMNFGGIPCNGPSPSESNQMNFVNGACGEEDIKQASRLLIRKLYLLMQNLGPLPNDITLTMKLLYYNDVTPNDYQPPGFKEDGSPGDLFFDGEPVNLRVGSVSTGFHLMKVRVTTEKKRMGTVESNLIQKNGPTEISHQGLDCDEEDGSTKNHPLPVRADSSEHGENKSDTHPGWKTEASSFYLQDTGGEMTTGMKETGRMPCSRASQKTIFTCESQVLTGSYPFLATSLG
- the HORMAD2 gene encoding HORMA domain-containing protein 2 isoform X3, translated to MATQQLLQTRQKKKSSKESVLFPNKIATEQQSVVLVKRLLAISVSCITYMRGLFPESSYGTRYLDDLCLKILREDKSCLGSLQIVKWIQGCFDALEKQYLHVAVLAIYTNPKEPETVTELYQFKFKYKKEVPQMDIIRTASCFQMELFQMNFGGIPCNGPSPSESNQMNFVNGACGEEDIKQASRLLIRKLYLLMQNLGPLPNDITLTMKLLYYNDVTPNDYQPPGFKEDGSPGDLFFDGEPVNLRVGSVSTGFHLMKVRVTTEKKRMGTVESNLIQKNGPTEISHQGLDCDEEDGSTKNHPLPVRADSSEHGENKSDTHPGWKTEASSFYLQDTGGEMTTGMKETGRMPCSRASQKMKSGLIPLMSVRSLYWKLI
- the HORMAD2 gene encoding HORMA domain-containing protein 2 isoform X4; this translates as MATQQLLQTRQKKKSSKESVLFPNKIATEQQSVVLVKRLLAISVSCITYMRGLFPESSYGTRYLDDLCLKILREDKSCLGSLQIVKWIQGCFDALEKQYLHVAVLAIYTNPKEPETVTELYQFKFKYKKEVPQMDIISNQMNFVNGACGEEDIKQASRLLIRKLYLLMQNLGPLPNDITLTMKLLYYNDVTPNDYQPPGFKEDGSPGDLFFDGEPVNLRVGSVSTGFHLMKVRVTTEKKRMGTVESNLIQKNGPTEISHQGLDCDEEDGSTKNHPLPVRADSSEHGENKSDTHPGWKTEASSFYLQDTGGEMTTGMKETGRMPCSRASQKISCLNLAFSQEEVTGPKKKRKVSEPEKLLLEGRK
- the HORMAD2 gene encoding HORMA domain-containing protein 2 isoform X1 translates to MATQQLLQTRQKKKSSKESVLFPNKIATEQQSVVLVKRLLAISVSCITYMRGLFPESSYGTRYLDDLCLKILREDKSCLGSLQIVKWIQGCFDALEKQYLHVAVLAIYTNPKEPETVTELYQFKFKYKKEVPQMDIIRTASCFQMELFQMNFGGIPCNGPSPSESNQMNFVNGACGEEDIKQASRLLIRKLYLLMQNLGPLPNDITLTMKLLYYNDVTPNDYQPPGFKEDGSPGDLFFDGEPVNLRVGSVSTGFHLMKVRVTTEKKRMGTVESNLIQKNGPTEISHQGLDCDEEDGSTKNHPLPVRADSSEHGENKSDTHPGWKTEASSFYLQDTGGEMTTGMKETGRMPCSRASQKISCLNLAFSQEEVTGPKKKRKVSEPEKLLLEGRK